A stretch of the Sulfurimonas sp. HSL3-1 genome encodes the following:
- a CDS encoding EI24 domain-containing protein: protein MNETLWSVSIRDFFTKRMLQFALIPFIGTVLVMYVLFFGAASAGLDALEQSTLQVEQHQQTQQNGVVETQSETTTVEGGSAILRFLMEHTVTSWLVSFIVFTVGGIATFILAMFVALAIIGFLTPYIVREIHARHYSHLPLEHHGSIAGILLASLKHVVIMLLLFLVLTPFYFVPMLNLVAFNLPFYYLFHKLYLLDVASETTTKERFKLIMAFHGGKVRMTTLGLYLLSLVPFAAYITPVFNVIVLTHSMFRKSVEVEAHHESATAAKSAADKVSNGSQDVLPS from the coding sequence GTGAACGAAACGCTCTGGTCGGTAAGCATCCGCGACTTTTTTACGAAGCGGATGCTCCAGTTTGCCCTCATCCCCTTCATTGGGACTGTGCTCGTGATGTACGTCCTCTTTTTCGGTGCGGCGAGCGCCGGACTGGACGCCCTTGAACAGAGCACCCTGCAGGTCGAGCAGCACCAGCAGACCCAGCAAAACGGCGTGGTGGAGACGCAGAGCGAAACGACCACCGTCGAAGGCGGCTCGGCCATTTTGCGCTTCTTGATGGAGCACACCGTCACCTCCTGGCTGGTCAGTTTCATCGTCTTTACCGTCGGTGGGATTGCTACGTTCATCCTTGCCATGTTCGTCGCACTGGCCATCATCGGCTTTTTGACGCCCTATATCGTGCGTGAGATCCACGCTCGCCACTACAGCCACCTGCCGCTGGAACACCACGGCTCCATTGCAGGCATCCTCCTCGCCTCGCTGAAGCATGTCGTCATTATGCTCCTGCTCTTTTTGGTGCTCACACCTTTCTATTTCGTTCCGATGCTGAACCTCGTCGCCTTCAACCTCCCCTTTTACTACCTGTTCCACAAGCTCTACCTGCTCGACGTCGCCTCGGAAACGACGACGAAGGAGCGCTTCAAGCTGATCATGGCCTTCCACGGCGGGAAAGTAAGAATGACGACCCTCGGGCTCTACCTGCTCTCGTTGGTCCCCTTCGCCGCCTACATCACCCCCGTCTTCAACGTCATCGTTCTCACGCACTCGATGTTCCGCAAGAGTGTCGAGGTCGAAGCGCACCACGAAAGCGCCACAGCCGCGAAAAGCGCTGCAGACAAAGTCTCGAACGGCTCTCAGGACGTACTGCCCTCGTAA
- a CDS encoding YtfJ family protein has product MKLLLSLFALTLSLMALQTGQPLPALNLQGDDGGKVDGTPWNSDELKEKVHVIFYVDPDEKDLNNPFSDALKAEDFDRSRFASVAIINMEATWLPNFAIAKSLKAKQEKFPDTIYVKDMHKKGVSAWKVADDNSDIIITDKSGNVLYLYEGEVPQGSFDEIISLIKEHM; this is encoded by the coding sequence ATGAAACTCCTCCTCTCCCTTTTCGCGCTCACGCTCAGCCTGATGGCCCTGCAGACCGGCCAGCCCCTTCCGGCGCTTAACCTTCAGGGCGACGACGGCGGCAAAGTCGACGGTACCCCTTGGAATAGCGACGAGCTCAAAGAGAAGGTCCACGTCATCTTCTACGTCGACCCGGACGAGAAAGACCTCAACAACCCCTTCTCCGACGCCCTGAAGGCCGAAGACTTCGACCGCAGCCGTTTCGCCTCTGTCGCCATCATCAACATGGAGGCGACCTGGCTGCCGAACTTCGCCATCGCCAAATCGCTCAAAGCGAAGCAGGAGAAGTTCCCCGATACGATCTATGTCAAAGATATGCACAAGAAAGGGGTCTCCGCCTGGAAGGTCGCCGACGACAACTCCGACATCATCATTACGGACAAAAGCGGCAACGTCCTCTATCTCTATGAGGGAGAGGTGCCGCAGGGCAGCTTCGACGAGATCATCTCCCTTATCAAGGAACACATGTGA
- a CDS encoding DUF3137 domain-containing protein, with amino-acid sequence MKSASELTDFYYTELYDSLQELEQERNAVRKKVLTLFGILGALSLLIIGAIYNSCHCFNESYIWVGVGATAIGGFGFRWLISGYRSGFKEKIIRPLIEAIEKELHYAPDAAIPQSLFQFSHLFEQRIDRFRGNDLVRGTLDGVSLQFSDIHAEHRSRDSKGREHWSTIFQGLFIVADFNKHFKGRTLILPDLAENLFGSFIGGMLQSRNFTKDQLVRMDDPAFEKAFVVYGTDQIEARYILTHTMMQRLLKLKKDTGSKVYVSFNGEKIMIAIDYDKDLFEPTVFSSLLSIDQAMGYIRTLRSSIGIVEELKLNEKLWSKT; translated from the coding sequence ATGAAAAGTGCATCGGAACTGACGGATTTCTACTATACGGAGCTCTACGACTCCCTGCAGGAGCTGGAGCAGGAGCGCAACGCGGTCCGCAAGAAGGTCTTGACCCTCTTCGGCATCCTCGGAGCGCTCTCCCTGCTCATCATCGGCGCCATTTACAACAGCTGCCACTGCTTTAACGAGTCTTACATCTGGGTCGGCGTCGGGGCGACCGCCATCGGCGGGTTTGGCTTCCGTTGGCTCATCAGCGGCTACCGCAGCGGGTTCAAGGAGAAGATCATCCGGCCCCTGATCGAAGCGATCGAAAAGGAGCTGCATTACGCCCCGGATGCGGCCATTCCCCAGTCGCTCTTTCAGTTCTCCCACCTCTTTGAGCAGCGCATCGACCGTTTCCGCGGTAACGACCTCGTGCGCGGTACCCTCGACGGCGTCTCGCTGCAGTTCTCCGACATCCATGCCGAACACCGCAGCCGCGACTCCAAAGGGCGGGAGCACTGGTCCACGATCTTCCAGGGGCTCTTTATTGTCGCGGACTTCAACAAACACTTCAAAGGCCGCACCCTCATCCTCCCCGACCTGGCCGAGAACCTTTTCGGCTCCTTTATCGGGGGGATGCTTCAGTCGCGCAACTTCACCAAGGACCAGCTCGTCAGAATGGACGACCCCGCCTTTGAAAAAGCCTTCGTCGTCTACGGCACCGACCAGATCGAAGCGCGCTACATCCTCACACACACGATGATGCAGCGGCTGCTCAAACTGAAGAAGGATACGGGCAGCAAGGTTTACGTCTCCTTTAACGGCGAGAAGATCATGATCGCCATTGACTACGACAAAGACCTCTTCGAACCGACGGTCTTTTCGTCGCTGCTCTCCATCGATCAGGCCATGGGCTACATCCGCACCCTGCGCTCCTCCATCGGGATCGTCGAGGAACTGAAGCTCAACGAAAAACTCTGGAGCAAGACCTGA
- a CDS encoding LemA family protein, which translates to MTALIILAVVIVIIVLMYNSLVAKKNQVDNIFAGIDAVLKKRYNLIPNLVSSVQQYMQHERGILEKVTELRSQAMKPGISDEQKIALDKQITSALGSIMVAVESYPELKANTNIMHLQRTLSEVEAQISAARRAYNQAVTDYNNAIEMIPTNILANMMNYRRKQVFEITEDERKNVDVGALFKQ; encoded by the coding sequence ATGACTGCACTCATCATCCTCGCCGTCGTCATCGTCATCATCGTATTGATGTACAACAGCCTTGTTGCCAAAAAGAACCAGGTCGACAACATCTTTGCCGGGATCGATGCCGTGCTGAAGAAACGCTACAACCTCATCCCGAACCTTGTCAGCTCCGTACAGCAGTACATGCAGCACGAGCGGGGGATCTTGGAGAAGGTAACCGAACTGCGTTCCCAGGCAATGAAACCGGGTATTTCCGACGAACAGAAGATCGCGCTGGATAAGCAGATCACCTCCGCACTGGGCAGCATCATGGTCGCGGTGGAGAGCTATCCCGAACTCAAGGCCAACACAAACATCATGCACCTGCAGCGCACCCTCTCCGAGGTCGAAGCCCAAATCTCCGCCGCCCGCCGTGCCTACAACCAGGCCGTGACGGACTACAACAACGCCATCGAGATGATCCCGACGAACATCCTCGCCAACATGATGAACTACCGCCGAAAACAGGTCTTCGAGATTACCGAGGATGAACGCAAAAACGTTGATGTCGGAGCCCTTTTCAAACAGTAA
- a CDS encoding acylphosphatase — translation MQSRLYAIRGRVQGVWYRATIQQLAQAAGVSGYIRNCSDGSVEAAVSCPNDDCFDQFERLLWEGSPLSVVDNVSYDIIEGVFEGGFEQR, via the coding sequence ATGCAGAGCAGACTATACGCGATCCGGGGCAGGGTGCAGGGCGTGTGGTACCGTGCAACCATCCAGCAGCTTGCCCAAGCGGCGGGAGTAAGCGGTTACATCCGCAATTGCAGCGACGGCAGCGTCGAAGCGGCCGTCAGCTGCCCGAACGACGACTGTTTCGATCAGTTTGAACGGCTGCTCTGGGAGGGGTCGCCGCTCAGCGTGGTCGACAACGTCTCTTATGACATCATCGAAGGGGTGTTCGAAGGGGGATTCGAACAGCGCTAG
- a CDS encoding NAD(P)/FAD-dependent oxidoreductase produces the protein MSTIAIIGGGAAGLMAAITAAEAGAEVTVYEQNGEPGKKILASGNGRCNIINRATGIEDYEGEAPAFAATALEAMNFTAFERFCKRIGLLLEVKEDGKCYPMSQEARSVQSALIRAAQHRGVRFENNATVTRIEKEGNMFTLSVREETRRYERLIIATGSPAAPQLGGNESGMTMAEHFGHRIVPPFPSLVGLHLEASGLEKMAGTKTTARVTLFVDNQPLQEEEGDLLFTRYGVSGFAVLDLSHAVSRALRDFEYVTLKVDLLPRFTAQSLAAQLEQMAKLIPDDTLADLLGGLLPRKLIRPLLLAQKLSAEQRCGELNAKTAKKIAYIIKQWPFTVSGTHGYQHAEVAGGGVATEEIDPGTMASRKAEGLYFAGEVIDITGHRGGFNFHFAWGSGYLAGLHAARTSRA, from the coding sequence ATGAGTACGATCGCAATTATCGGCGGCGGCGCCGCGGGACTGATGGCGGCCATCACGGCGGCGGAAGCGGGTGCAGAGGTCACGGTTTACGAGCAGAACGGCGAACCCGGCAAGAAAATCCTCGCCTCGGGCAACGGCCGCTGCAACATCATCAACCGCGCGACCGGTATCGAAGATTATGAAGGGGAAGCCCCCGCCTTCGCGGCAACGGCGCTGGAGGCGATGAACTTCACCGCGTTCGAACGTTTCTGCAAACGCATCGGGCTGCTGCTGGAAGTCAAAGAGGACGGGAAGTGCTACCCCATGAGCCAGGAAGCCCGTTCCGTGCAGTCCGCACTGATCCGGGCGGCACAGCACCGGGGGGTGCGGTTTGAAAACAATGCCACCGTCACCCGCATCGAAAAAGAAGGAAATATGTTTACCCTGTCGGTTCGGGAGGAGACACGACGTTATGAACGCCTGATCATCGCGACAGGCTCTCCCGCAGCGCCGCAATTGGGCGGCAACGAAAGCGGGATGACCATGGCCGAACATTTCGGCCACCGTATCGTCCCCCCCTTCCCCTCTCTGGTGGGGCTGCATCTGGAAGCTTCGGGGCTGGAGAAGATGGCCGGAACCAAGACGACGGCGCGGGTGACGCTGTTCGTTGACAACCAGCCCCTCCAGGAGGAGGAAGGCGACTTGCTGTTTACCCGCTACGGCGTCTCCGGCTTTGCCGTCCTCGACCTCTCCCACGCCGTCTCCAGGGCCCTACGCGATTTTGAATACGTCACGCTGAAAGTAGACCTGCTCCCCCGTTTTACCGCGCAGTCACTGGCGGCGCAGCTCGAACAGATGGCGAAGTTGATCCCCGACGACACCCTCGCCGACCTGCTGGGTGGGCTGCTGCCGCGCAAACTGATCCGCCCGCTGCTCCTGGCCCAGAAGCTCTCTGCGGAGCAGCGCTGCGGCGAGCTCAACGCCAAAACGGCCAAGAAGATCGCCTATATCATCAAACAGTGGCCGTTTACGGTGAGCGGCACCCACGGCTACCAGCATGCCGAAGTCGCCGGCGGCGGGGTCGCCACGGAGGAGATCGACCCGGGGACGATGGCATCGCGCAAGGCGGAGGGACTCTATTTTGCCGGGGAAGTCATCGACATTACCGGACATCGCGGAGGATTCAACTTCCACTTTGCCTGGGGAAGCGGCTACCTGGCAGGCCTGCATGCCGCCAGAACATCCCGCGCCTAG
- a CDS encoding YggS family pyridoxal phosphate-dependent enzyme — MTQTEYKIYIDKIVERIERARILVSEHHIVKVVAVSKYVDTEAVKALYAIGQRAFGENKVQDMKTKMETLEDLPLEWHFIGSLQKNKINQLIDLDPFLMQSLHSLELAQALDKRLEAKGKTMECLLQINSAKEETKSGVMPEAASDIYAQIAESCPRIDLRGVMSIGAHTENNDHIKQSFETTRKIFDGLKGAEICSMGMSGDFELAIACGSTMVRLGSLLFPGR, encoded by the coding sequence ATGACACAGACAGAGTATAAAATCTACATCGACAAGATCGTCGAACGGATCGAACGGGCGCGCATTCTGGTGAGCGAGCACCACATCGTCAAAGTAGTCGCCGTCAGCAAGTACGTGGACACCGAGGCGGTCAAAGCCCTTTACGCCATCGGGCAGCGCGCCTTCGGCGAGAACAAGGTCCAGGACATGAAGACAAAGATGGAAACGCTTGAGGACCTGCCGCTGGAGTGGCACTTTATCGGAAGCCTTCAGAAGAACAAGATCAACCAGCTGATCGACCTCGACCCTTTCTTGATGCAGTCGCTCCACTCTCTCGAGCTGGCCCAGGCCCTCGACAAGCGCCTCGAGGCCAAAGGCAAAACGATGGAATGCCTCCTGCAGATCAACAGCGCCAAAGAGGAGACGAAGTCCGGTGTCATGCCCGAAGCGGCGTCAGACATCTACGCGCAGATCGCGGAGAGCTGTCCGCGCATCGACCTGCGCGGCGTCATGAGCATCGGGGCCCATACCGAGAACAACGACCATATCAAGCAGAGCTTCGAGACGACCCGCAAGATCTTTGACGGGCTCAAAGGGGCCGAGATCTGCTCCATGGGTATGAGCGGCGATTTCGAACTGGCGATCGCCTGCGGATCCACGATGGTCCGCCTCGGTTCCCTCCTCTTCCCAGGGCGCTAA
- the rseP gene encoding RIP metalloprotease RseP: protein MSWLVSLLVLSALIFFHELGHFTVARLLGVYVEVFSIGFGRKLASFRAFSTEWRIAAIPLGGYVRMKGQDDSDPTKTSPDPDSYNSKSPLQRIAILLAGPAANFVLAYVLYFLIALGGPQVLSPVIGSIVEDSPAAVAGLKSGDRILAIDGKAVTTWDEMSDTVKQAERTLYLQIERDGMVEEVAVTPKMTETQNMFRETVYRPMVGIGSAGETHALELGLAGALGYAAAETWQASKLIFISLEKLITGAVPTSELGGVVTIVKITADASESGWMAVLFFAALISVNLGVLNLLPIPALDGGHIMFNLYEMVMRRAPSEAILFKLTIAGWGILLGLMSLGLYNDINRLMQ, encoded by the coding sequence ATGAGCTGGCTTGTCTCCCTTCTCGTCCTCTCGGCGCTGATCTTCTTCCATGAGCTCGGACACTTTACCGTGGCCCGCCTTCTGGGGGTCTATGTCGAGGTCTTCAGCATCGGCTTCGGCCGTAAACTGGCCAGTTTCCGTGCCTTCAGCACCGAATGGCGCATCGCGGCCATTCCCCTGGGCGGCTATGTCCGCATGAAGGGTCAGGACGACAGCGACCCGACCAAGACGAGTCCCGACCCCGACAGCTACAACAGCAAATCCCCGCTGCAGCGCATCGCGATCCTGCTTGCCGGCCCGGCGGCCAACTTCGTGCTGGCCTACGTGCTCTACTTCCTGATCGCCCTCGGCGGACCTCAGGTCCTCTCCCCGGTCATCGGCAGTATCGTCGAGGACTCCCCGGCGGCGGTGGCGGGCCTCAAATCGGGGGACCGAATCCTCGCCATCGACGGCAAAGCCGTCACGACGTGGGATGAGATGTCCGACACCGTCAAGCAGGCCGAACGGACGCTTTACCTGCAGATCGAACGCGACGGCATGGTCGAAGAGGTTGCCGTAACGCCAAAGATGACCGAAACGCAGAACATGTTCCGCGAGACCGTCTACCGCCCCATGGTCGGCATCGGTTCCGCCGGAGAGACCCATGCCCTTGAGCTGGGACTCGCCGGGGCGCTCGGTTATGCCGCGGCAGAGACCTGGCAGGCCTCCAAACTGATCTTCATCAGTCTCGAGAAGCTCATTACCGGGGCCGTGCCGACCTCCGAGCTCGGCGGCGTCGTCACCATCGTCAAGATCACCGCCGATGCCAGTGAGAGCGGCTGGATGGCCGTGCTGTTCTTTGCAGCGCTCATCTCGGTCAACCTCGGGGTGCTGAACCTGCTGCCTATTCCCGCCCTCGACGGCGGCCATATCATGTTCAATCTCTACGAGATGGTCATGCGGCGCGCCCCGAGCGAAGCGATCCTCTTCAAGCTCACCATCGCGGGCTGGGGCATACTGCTCGGGCTGATGAGCCTCGGACTCTATAACGATATCAACAGGTTGATGCAATGA
- the pgsA gene encoding CDP-diacylglycerol--glycerol-3-phosphate 3-phosphatidyltransferase — MFNLPNTLALSRIIIAPLMFWIILNPQFFTAQGIDISWNYYFAALLFVLASATDFFDGYIARELDQITMTGKILDPLADKMLILAAFLGLMMTDAASPWAIYIIIVRELFITGLRTVSMSEGIDIAASWAGKVKTVAQMFAVGFLLMHWPGGNILLWIAVVLTLYSGAEYVVGFARTYARHHAA, encoded by the coding sequence ATGTTCAATCTGCCCAATACGCTGGCACTGTCGCGCATCATCATTGCGCCGCTGATGTTCTGGATCATCCTGAACCCGCAGTTTTTCACCGCTCAGGGGATCGACATCAGCTGGAACTACTACTTCGCCGCCCTGCTCTTCGTGCTCGCCAGCGCCACCGACTTCTTTGACGGCTACATTGCACGCGAACTCGACCAGATCACGATGACGGGAAAGATCCTTGACCCCCTGGCGGACAAGATGCTCATTCTCGCCGCCTTTCTGGGACTGATGATGACCGACGCCGCCTCGCCGTGGGCCATCTATATCATTATCGTACGCGAGCTTTTCATTACGGGCCTGCGGACGGTCTCCATGTCAGAGGGGATCGACATTGCCGCCTCCTGGGCGGGCAAGGTCAAAACGGTCGCGCAGATGTTCGCCGTCGGTTTCCTGCTCATGCACTGGCCCGGCGGTAACATCCTGCTCTGGATCGCCGTCGTGCTCACCCTCTACTCCGGGGCGGAATACGTTGTCGGCTTCGCCCGCACCTACGCAAGGCACCACGCGGCATGA
- a CDS encoding enoyl-ACP reductase has protein sequence MSEMKGKTLVITGATKGIGKAIAEKFAANGVDIAFTYNSNETVANELAASWEAAYGIKARAYALNILEPDEFKPLFAKIDEDFDRIDFFVSNAMIYGRPVVGGYGKFMRLKPRGLNNIYTATVNAFVMGTQEAAKRMEKVGGGAVVTMSSTGNLVYIENYAGHGTNKAAVEAMSRYAAVELGEMNIRVNAVSGGPIDTDALKAFTNYEEVKAETVRRSAIGRMGQPEDIAGAVYFLCTEEASWITGQTIVVDGGTTFK, from the coding sequence ATGTCAGAAATGAAGGGCAAAACACTGGTCATCACCGGAGCAACCAAGGGGATCGGCAAAGCGATCGCCGAAAAGTTCGCCGCCAACGGTGTCGATATCGCCTTTACGTATAACAGCAACGAGACCGTCGCCAACGAGCTTGCGGCCTCCTGGGAAGCTGCCTACGGCATTAAAGCACGCGCCTACGCCCTGAACATTCTCGAACCCGACGAGTTCAAACCCCTCTTCGCCAAGATCGATGAAGATTTCGACCGGATCGACTTCTTCGTCTCCAACGCGATGATCTACGGCCGCCCCGTCGTCGGCGGCTACGGCAAGTTCATGCGCCTCAAGCCCCGCGGCCTGAACAACATCTACACCGCAACGGTCAACGCCTTCGTCATGGGGACCCAGGAAGCGGCAAAGCGGATGGAAAAGGTCGGCGGCGGTGCCGTCGTCACGATGTCCAGCACCGGAAACCTCGTCTATATCGAGAACTATGCCGGCCACGGCACGAACAAAGCCGCCGTCGAAGCGATGAGCCGCTACGCCGCCGTGGAACTGGGCGAGATGAACATCCGCGTCAACGCCGTCTCCGGCGGTCCGATTGACACCGACGCCCTCAAAGCCTTCACCAACTACGAAGAAGTCAAGGCCGAAACGGTCAGACGCTCTGCGATCGGCCGCATGGGGCAGCCCGAAGATATCGCCGGCGCCGTCTACTTCCTCTGTACGGAAGAGGCGAGCTGGATCACCGGCCAAACGATCGTCGTCGACGGTGGGACGACCTTTAAGTAA
- the dapA gene encoding 4-hydroxy-tetrahydrodipicolinate synthase translates to MNIITGSSTALITPFKNGTLDEQTYAALIQRQIDNGIDAVCPVGTTGESATLTADEDIRCMEIAVEVCKGTQTKVLAGAGSNATAEAITTAIRARDCGVDAIFSVAPYYNKPSQEGLYQHYKAIAEAVPELPFMLYNVPGRTMSDISADTVVRLFNDLPNIFGIKEATGSLERTVELLSRCPELKVFSGDDAIDYPILAAGGAGITSVTANLLPDMKSALVKSALEGDFATARALNEQLLPINKVLFCEANPIPIKAAMYIAGLIDTLEYRLPLVPPSAENMKRIEAVMKNYTIVGVN, encoded by the coding sequence ATGAACATTATCACCGGTTCCTCCACCGCGCTGATCACCCCGTTCAAAAACGGCACACTCGACGAACAGACCTACGCGGCGCTGATCCAGCGCCAGATCGACAACGGGATCGATGCGGTCTGCCCGGTCGGTACGACCGGCGAAAGCGCGACCCTGACGGCGGATGAAGATATCCGCTGCATGGAGATCGCCGTCGAAGTGTGCAAGGGCACACAGACCAAAGTCCTCGCCGGTGCCGGCAGCAACGCGACGGCCGAAGCCATCACGACGGCCATCCGTGCCCGCGACTGCGGCGTCGACGCGATCTTCTCCGTCGCGCCTTACTACAACAAACCCTCCCAGGAGGGGCTGTACCAGCACTACAAGGCGATCGCCGAAGCCGTGCCGGAACTGCCGTTCATGCTCTATAACGTCCCGGGTCGCACGATGTCCGACATCTCCGCCGACACGGTGGTACGTCTCTTCAACGACCTGCCGAACATCTTCGGCATCAAAGAGGCGACAGGCAGCCTGGAGCGCACCGTCGAGCTGCTTTCGCGCTGCCCGGAGCTCAAAGTCTTCAGCGGCGACGACGCCATCGACTATCCCATCCTTGCCGCCGGCGGCGCGGGGATCACTTCGGTCACGGCGAACCTGCTTCCCGATATGAAGAGCGCCCTGGTCAAAAGCGCGCTCGAAGGCGACTTCGCCACGGCACGCGCGCTTAACGAGCAGCTGCTGCCGATCAACAAGGTCCTCTTCTGCGAGGCCAACCCCATCCCGATCAAGGCGGCCATGTATATTGCGGGCCTTATCGACACCCTCGAATACCGCCTGCCGCTTGTCCCGCCGTCCGCGGAGAACATGAAGCGCATCGAAGCCGTCATGAAAAACTATACTATTGTAGGAGTCAACTAA
- a CDS encoding M16 family metallopeptidase: MIRTVIALFFTLGTLMANSLPPYETQTLKNGMQVVVIPMHNGTGVISTDVFYKVGSRNEVMGKSGIAHMLEHMNFKSSEHLKAGQFDEEVKSVGGVNNASTGFDYTHYFIKSSAGNAEKSISLFAELMAHLSLKDEEFQPERDVVAEERRWRTDNNPLGYLYFRLFNNAYLYHPYHWTPIGFMNDIQTWTIDDIRNFHATYYQPQNAILIVTGDIEPETVFSLAKSHFGPVKNSREIPKVLAKEPVQDGAKRVFIEKESEVEMIAIVYHIPDFRHPDQPALSAISEMLSSGKSSRLYSELVDKKRLVNQIYAYNMENIDPGVFIFMAACNPGVKAESVEAALHEQIEQIKAHPVSKAELEKVKINTRADFIFSLESASSVADLFGGYLARGDLKPLETYEENIAALTAEQIQKTAQTYFDDKHSTTIILRKAEQ; the protein is encoded by the coding sequence ATGATCAGAACGGTTATCGCACTATTTTTCACCTTAGGAACGCTTATGGCAAATTCGCTGCCGCCTTATGAAACACAGACACTGAAAAACGGGATGCAGGTCGTCGTCATCCCGATGCACAACGGCACCGGTGTCATCTCGACCGATGTCTTCTACAAAGTGGGAAGCCGCAACGAAGTAATGGGCAAGAGCGGCATCGCGCATATGCTCGAACACATGAACTTCAAATCCTCCGAACACCTCAAAGCGGGGCAGTTCGACGAAGAGGTCAAGAGTGTCGGCGGCGTCAACAACGCCTCCACCGGATTCGACTACACCCACTACTTCATCAAAAGCTCCGCGGGGAATGCGGAAAAATCCATTTCCCTCTTCGCGGAACTGATGGCCCATCTCAGCCTCAAAGACGAGGAGTTCCAGCCCGAACGCGACGTCGTTGCCGAAGAACGCCGCTGGCGTACCGACAACAACCCCCTGGGCTACCTCTATTTCCGGCTCTTCAACAACGCCTATCTCTACCATCCCTACCACTGGACGCCGATCGGCTTCATGAACGACATCCAGACCTGGACGATCGACGATATCCGCAACTTCCATGCGACCTATTACCAGCCGCAGAACGCGATTCTCATCGTTACCGGCGATATTGAGCCCGAGACCGTCTTCAGCCTTGCGAAAAGCCACTTCGGTCCCGTCAAGAACAGCCGCGAGATCCCCAAGGTATTGGCGAAAGAACCGGTGCAGGACGGCGCCAAGCGCGTCTTCATCGAAAAAGAGAGCGAAGTGGAGATGATCGCGATCGTCTACCACATCCCCGACTTCCGCCACCCTGACCAGCCGGCCCTCTCGGCCATCTCCGAGATGCTCAGCTCCGGCAAGAGCAGCCGCCTCTACAGCGAGCTTGTCGACAAAAAACGCCTGGTCAACCAGATCTACGCCTACAACATGGAGAACATCGACCCGGGTGTCTTTATCTTCATGGCGGCCTGCAACCCGGGCGTCAAAGCCGAGAGCGTTGAAGCGGCGCTGCACGAGCAGATCGAACAGATCAAGGCCCACCCCGTCTCCAAGGCGGAGCTCGAAAAGGTCAAGATCAACACCCGGGCCGACTTCATCTTCTCCCTGGAGAGCGCGAGCTCCGTCGCCGACCTCTTCGGCGGCTACCTCGCCCGCGGCGATCTGAAACCGCTGGAGACCTACGAGGAGAATATCGCGGCACTGACGGCTGAACAGATCCAGAAGACGGCGCAGACCTATTTTGACGACAAACACTCTACGACTATTATTTTGAGAAAGGCAGAGCAATGA